GATCGGGGAACTcgatcttcttcctcctcacaGTTGAACCTTCTGAACGAGACCCTTTCCTCGCAGACGGATCAGGAATAGATCTCTCACCCGTAACAGGATCACTGCCCCGCGCTGAGACCTCTCTCTCCTCAGGAGGGGTTTCAAGAGAAACGTCGCCTCCCGCGACAACTTCGACGAGGCCCGTCTCCACATCAGAAGGACGCGGCTCTGCCTCGatggacttcttcttcttcttcttcttctttctgggACGATCTTCAGGTGCCGCTTCGGAACGGTCAGACTCGACGGAACCCCTTGTAGCGCCTTCTCGTCCTACTGCCGGCGCCTCGCCGTGATCAATGGAGGAAGTAGCCCCTTCGTAAGATCTCTTCCTTCCTCTCTCTTCCTTCCTTGCTTCCAAGAGGTTTCGTCGAGAGAAGCGATCTGTTCAAGAGGAAGCTCTTCGGTCGTTTTCCTCCTGGatttcttgctcttcttcttctttttaggaCTCAAGGCAGGAGGCTCCGCCCCAACATCTTTGTCGACTAAACCAGGAGCTCCTTCCTTGGAGGCTCGGCCTGCGTCAGAAATGGTCGACCCTTGCACATCGGCAGGAATTGACTTCTTCGAAAGCTATTGCAGCTTCCCCTTCAACAATGCACTCAAATCCGGCACTCCGTCCATCTTTCTAGCTTCGTCTAGAAGTTTCTGCTGTATCCGAGTAAAAAGGGACAGACGCGACTTACGGGGCCCGTGTACAACAGGAAGTCTCGATTCCCAATCAactgtaaaaaagaaaaagaagagagactAAATTGTTGATAGAACTTCTTGGAGAAAGACCGATGAACTCACCTCTAGCAATCCGAGCTTCTTGACGTCTTATCCACTCTCGACTAAGATCAGGCCAACAGAGATGGCTGTGAGCCGCGATCGCCTGAGCACTCTCGAAGAATTTCTCCGGGTATGCGATCGTATTCGGGTGACGAACTGCAACAACAAGAAACACGCTGTTAGAATACTCGAATAAGGCATGATGACAACAAACACTATCTACCAAGCGTTTTGTTCCATAGAACGCGGTAGTCGTCCCCAGGTGGCTCCGAGAAGGCATGCTCATCAGACTTGACGTAAAAATATGAGCGCTGCCAGTCCTTCGTCTTGTTCGTGTGCCCAGCCAAGACGTTGTAGCTCGAGCGCATCTTCACTGAAAATATTCCATGTGGCTCCGCCTTCGTAAAAGTTAACTCATCGAATACTCTCACACTCATCGAAACGTCTATCTCCGCTGCCATCACCATTAGCATAACCGCGATGCGCAGCGACCCGTTAAGCAACTGACAGATGGCGATGTCCCGACGAAATGCGTATGACATGATCGGTCGGGGAATTGGAAACCAGAGCTTCGTATGGTCTCCAAAATAGGACTCGTAGACACACTGATAGCCAATCAGAGGCGACCAAGGACGCTGTCTCTTGGAAGGAATGATGTATGTAACGCCGGCACCTCCACTTCGCCTCAATAAATCCCTCACCGTCTTGTGAGAGGAGCAAGAATCGAAGACATTCCCCCATGACTGAGCCCGCGGGTCACGAAGCAATTCGGACGGGAGTGGGCCGAGTTCTTCGAAGATCCCGCCAGGATGATAGATCGTGGGACGGCAGTCTATCTGGTCGAAAGGAATCTCCCGACTAGCTCGTCTCAAAGATCTTGAGGCTTGGCTAGACGCTTCAGAGCCGCTACCGCTCACGTCACTGCTCCCGACTTCAACGCGATCCGCGCACTCATCACAGATCATCTTATGAGCATCAGCGACCAAAAGGCGTTGAGATAGGGTCATATTGTCTAAATCCCGAAGAGCATCGCGATGAATCAAGTCGAAATCATCCGGTGGACTGTCGGCTACCCGTGCATCTCTGGTCGGACTCGGAGAATCTGCGACGCCCTTCCCTTTTTCTTCTCGCGACAAACGACCTCTCAGAGGCATGATCCTGGATTTAGGGGACGACTACAACCGCCAGACGATACCGACGAGCCTGTGTAAGGAGAAACgtacctagagagagaaagtaaaagtagagagaagggagagaaagcGGAATACCTGAACTTGCGGAGAAGAATGACGAAAGCGAAATGGAGGAGcctatttatagcaaaaacaAGGGCACATCCTCCGAAGCGCAATCATTAGGTCTACAGAAACCTAAATGGGCCTCAAAGGCCGCCTAAATACCCAAAGGCTTACTCGCGACGGTTCAGTTTCTCGTTCAAACCGATCtctaatcgagatgccagaccGAAATTAATCCCCGATTTCGGTCTAAACCGGTTTTCTAACGTAAACCGATGAGATAAGCTTGAGCTCTTATATCGGGGTAATTCGCCTACCGAGTAAAACGTGCCTCCGTGACAAAAAAACCTCGGCGAGCAAAGCAGATCATGAAGAAGTACTACTCTAAGCGACTAGAAACGTCAATAAAACGGCGTGCGACTAAACACGCTAGGACCTGATATACGAACGAACCTGACCCACAAATTCACTGAGACCGCTACGCCGCTCACAAGCGAACTGGGGGGGacttattgtaggagatggattacatccctccacaaggcccatcgaataacAGGCCCTAGCCCGGCAAGCTTGACCAGTTTAGTCGGCTTAAGCGGCTAAAGATGTCGGCTCGACCCCAGAATACTTTTAGCCGATCAATTAAGCCGACTAAATATGCTCGGCTTATAGAGAATAGTACCAAGACCCACATACTCGGTCTTTAACGACAGGGCCCAAAGGACGACACGATTAGGGCATCACGGACGAGGATACTATAAGAGGGGATGAGGAGACAACGAAAAGAGGACTTTTGGACAACACACACAGAAGCGGCTAGATATAGGGTTTCCTAATCATCTCTTTGATCATGTTGCTTAAACCTTTGATCTTGTCTCCTTATTTCCCGTCAATATTATAACCTTTTGTTTGATTCTAATAAAAGCGTCTTTAGTCACCTCATTCCTAAtttcatcattctaatcaaccgaatCCTGCCCAAACAGAAATCTCAAAAAGAAATGGGCTGAATAGGCACCTTATACCATAATAGGTGTCGATATATTAATGTCGGCACATTAGATATATTAATGTCGGCTTTGTTGTAATATTACAGTTTCGTAATTATAATTGTTGGATGAGTCAGCATAAAGGACAGAACAAGTCTTGCTGATGGACACGTGTCGGCTGCGTCCTAAACGCGCTCTTACAAACTTATTAACGTAAAACACAACAGGAGGAGATAGATAGTCGGAGGAGCTCGAGGAGGAGGAGCCGAGAAATCAAAATTAGGGCTAAACTTTGCCGGAAATCtcaaaaagataaaaacttTAATGGCGAGGACGGGAACCGCGAAGAAGAACGGGGCGGGGCAATTCTTCCTAGCGACGCTGCTTCTATGGCTAGTCTCCGTCGTGTTTGAGATTGCATTCAACCTAAGAACAGAGCTTCTCTGGGTGATTGGCGGCGGATGCTTCTTTCAATCGGTGAATTGGTTCGTTCGCTCTTGCCTCTCTCGCGACCCTCTCTTCGTCAACACCTCCGTCTCGCTTCTACACTCAATCATCACCTCCGCCTCAggtctccctctctctctctctctccctttctgCTTCGCCTATGGTGCAGTTACTGATTAATGATTTTGCAATCGCTCGTAGTGGTTTTCATTCTGCTCAACCAATGCTTAGCCAAAGGTGTAGACGAGATGTTCGATCATTCGGAGCTCGTTGGTGGGAGTTGGAGATGGGCGTACCAAGCTTTGTGTTTCTCTTGCGGCTACTTTGCTTATGACCAGTGGGATATGCTTCAGTACCGGTTGTACAGCGGCTTGATCCCTTCCATTCTCGTTCACCACCTCGTCCTCCTCGTTTGCTTCACTTTGGCTCTTTACCGTAACGTTACCATCAACTACCTCATCCTCACTCTCATTTGCGAGGTGCGTTTCAAATAAGCTTTCTATTGCCTTTGTTAGCCGTAGTAATCATATATATTGTTATAAACAATTTGATGTGTAAAAAAACAGATGCATTCGATCTTTCTGCACGTGAGGAAGCTGAGGAGGATGGCGGGAATCCGAGACAGCAACACGGCGTTGGTGAAACTGGAGTGGGTATTAAACTGGACGGCCTTTGTTTTTGCGAGGTGCGTTCCTCACATTCTCATCACTGTCAAGCTGATCAAAGACGCGCGTAAGTTTGAGAGGGGCGTGGAGTGGCCGCTCGCTCTGTTTGGTATGGCTGGAATGAATATACTCAATGTGGGTCTTGGAATGGATCTGTTCCATGCTTTTAGAAGAGAGAGAAGCAACAgacgaaatcaagagaagagcAACCATGTAGAATTATTTAAGCCAATTTAAGAGCAATCATCAACTGAATccagggtttattgtaaggctACTACTACACACTCATTTGTTGTTTATGTCTGAGGCGCTTTGCTACTATGTTCTATTagctttcagattttttttgtatgtacTATAAGGAAAAACTACACGTAAATGTTATTTgttgatcattttttttgtctcagTCAGCTCAAAGAGCTTTGATACCTCTTGGTTCGGTATTGAATTGAAGCCAAGCTGTTTCAAGGACCATAACCTTCTCTCGGTCCAATACCTTATGGATCACACTTATATGCTCTCCAATAAATCTACTAAACTGTGTCATGATCATTCGTGCACTGTTTTCAAACACTTTAAGTTGAGGCTGATTCAGATTGCTCCAGTTCCATAAGAACAAATCAGAATCTGACATTTATAGTAAAACCTGCGGTTAAACAGCAAATTGGACTACCAACTTCAAGAACAAATTGCTCGAAGACGAGATGGTGATGTCTTTGGTTCATTGGCTAGTTTAAGCTCCTTTTTGATCTCTCTTCCCATTTTATGTCAACTCTGAGCTCAATTTCTTCACAACATTTAGTTTTCACTTTGGTGCTCATCCTTTTCTATGTCTACCTTCTCCAACGTCTCCTTTAAGCTCAGTTCATATTCAGTCTTAAGAGTTTATAGCGTCTTAGGCAGAGCCACAAGACGTTCCATCTCAAAGATATCATCCATAATATCTACTTCGGTAGAAGAGTTAGTCCCCTAATCACTGACTTTTTCAATCTCGAGTTGATTTAGCTCACAAGTCAATGCTGATGTTCCCTATGAGCCAGAGAAAATCCACTCCTCTTCCTTCATCTGAATGACTATCTGAGGACAGATTAGATGGTAGTGATGATTCTTTAGCCAGATTCATGCACTCAGCTTCGAGTTCCCCCACCTTCTTTACGCTATCTATATGCTCTGCTTACTAGCAGCATAAGCATATT
This region of Brassica napus cultivar Da-Ae chromosome C5, Da-Ae, whole genome shotgun sequence genomic DNA includes:
- the LOC106402145 gene encoding TLC domain-containing protein 2, with amino-acid sequence MARTGTAKKNGAGQFFLATLLLWLVSVVFEIAFNLRTELLWVIGGGCFFQSVNWFVRSCLSRDPLFVNTSVSLLHSIITSASVVFILLNQCLAKGVDEMFDHSELVGGSWRWAYQALCFSCGYFAYDQWDMLQYRLYSGLIPSILVHHLVLLVCFTLALYRNVTINYLILTLICEMHSIFLHVRKLRRMAGIRDSNTALVKLEWVLNWTAFVFARCVPHILITVKLIKDARKFERGVEWPLALFGMAGMNILNVGLGMDLFHAFRRERSNRRNQEKSNHVELFKPI